The DNA sequence TGCTTCGCTTCTTGCACTATGGCAGCGCCCTTTTCCTCTGCTTCAAGCATTACTACACTTACTTGCACCTCAAGAAACAGAGGAATACAACATGTTACATAAGCTGAACAATGTTCCATTTCCTAGAAATCAAtgaaatactttttaatttgaaatttactCGGGGTTTCTTTATTTCgcatatgttttttattttaagcagAAGTTGATAAGCCTTTAAATTAAACTTTCTTTCATTAGAATCTGTCTATCAAATCATCAAATTaataaaaggaaacaaaaaaaagtgtaataatattatatattggcATGGATATAAATCTATTACTTGTAACTACTTAAGAAAACTCATTATCTTATGTATGTCTAAAATAtttggaagaaaataaaaaattaattcaaaacatATTAAAATGATCTTATTTTACATTCTTTAATATTGCTGAAATAATTGGATAATTTTGGATTGTTGTATTTCGTTATTgaattaaatatttgattatttgtaaataaataaGATCTAACTAGTATGTTGTTCCCAGGACGGTTAAAATTATCTATATTATTAGCATAGATATAAATCTATTACTTCATACTTAAGAAAACTCATAATTCACAATAACACATAATGGAATCTTTGTAAATAATAACATTTGTGATTCTCACCTTCTCTATTAGTGGGTTTGGCTACATGAACAAGAATAACATTGTCTTGTCTCTGAATAGTGTGAGAGAGTGCCCAATCTAGAGCACCCTTAGCTTCAAAGCTAGAATCCACAACCACCATAACCCGGTTGTTGCCACCAGTTTCAACACCACTTTCATCAGCCTTGTCTCTACAAGATTCATGCACATCGTTGCTCGAAAACTCTGTTCTAGAAGCAGAAGAAGCTCTTACGTGAGAGGTCGCGTTACCAAAGCACAAACCTCGCAACCTCAGTCGTGGCCTGCTTCTTCCtagtccctttttttttttttttttcaaattgtaagGAATTAATATGAAGTTATGAACAATGGAACTGTTACTATACTATATAGTATGAGCTAATAATATATAGTGTGTTCATTTGGTAACATAAAATTGAACAATGCCAGCTTCAATATTCAATGTGACACTTGActttgatatttatttatttgtcttttGGTCACGATCCAACCTCTCAAAGAGACATTTaatgatttatttgtttgtttatgtGTGATTTTCTTAGTAGGGAGGCCAGTTCTGTATGAACGTGGTCGGAATCATGAAGATCTTGGATTGATGAACAAGAGTTGACAATGTTAACACACGTATAGAGGAATAATTTTGAGGGAATGCACCACAATTAgaataatcaaagaaaattaagaaaacaCACCAATGAAATGAACTTTGAGATAATTAGGTGTAGCGGAGATGGCGTTAATTAGAATTTGAAGACATCAAGGAAACATGGGCACACGTACTGATGTAATCTCGACaagtataatttttaattgataaataaTTATAACTTAACTTATTTAAGAACAAGTCCGGTATTATGGATATGtgataaaatacaatagtatcgTTTGACCTATATAGCTAATTTTGTTATTGTtagacaaaaatttttatatatatttgaataaCTTTTGttgttttaaatatattaatgaaTTTGAAAAGTAAAGGAGACAATTATTTTGAGTTAAGAAAGTGTAATTGAAGTAGAGTATGTATGATGTGTATCTTCAAATATTTGTAATAAAATGTAAACATTATATTCATTTTGAGCATGGGTGTTCAATTAACACCGAAATAAGCAAAATTGTAATTTGTAAAAGTACTTTCATGTAATTTAAACTCTATTTTGCAAAAGTGCTTTGTTCTTATCAAATTCCTTCCAGTAATAAATGATTATATTCATTGAATCCATACAAGACTATAAAATCAGTTCACATTGTGGATTCAGGTTCATCTGCAATAATATTCCATGAGTTCCTTCAAGTAAGTAATAAACATGAATGCCAATAATAGTATTGAAATTTTCACTGTGACagatatgttaaaaaatatttaccaaaCATTCATCAATTCTTTTTCTACCCAACGACTGGTTCTCATTTTACAACGGAATCTAACTTAGCATTCACCTACAATAATACATGAGTTAGCCTAATTTTCCTACTAATACTTAATTGACAAATAATGAGTTCAATTTGAGTGGTTTAGAAGTAAATAAGCATAGATGTTGCTTGAGTTTTTAAAACGTTTCCTTTatcatttcttgttcttttttctaATACGTTTACAACACACTAGTATTAACAGAGATTTCTCTGCATCGTCTAAGATCTTTAGTGTAGCATATTCTTACCAATGCTTTGAAACAATCTCGTATTCAATTGTAAACAGGACACTAAACATAATTAAATTACTGCACCTATGCCATTTTTCTTCCATGATGACACATAACGCTAATTCATAGCATTTGGATGGTTAATAGTTAAAATAATCCCTCAAAAATCACACATGCATTGTCTTGATTCTCACGGAAAGATCAAGCACCTCAAATTGAACCCTAAAAAATGATACCACCGTATTGGTCTTTGCATAGACTGACTGTTATATCTGACCAATTTCTTCGATAACAAAATTGATAGTTATCTTTCAGAGGCTATTGTGATCATTAATCCTATCTTATTCTTagataaagaagaaaaaagatagcAGCACGAACAGTATCTGTATCTATAACGCGAGCCATTGCCACTATTAACTATGAACATGACTTTGCTCTTCATCATGAGGCAGCAAACAAGGAAGAAGGAAATAAAAATTGTGCCACAAACAGCATGAGAACTTATACTCAAATATGGTTTACACAATATTGGTAAATTCATCAGAAAGAAAAGAACAAGTTTGGAACACTACACTCTGGACttgttattattcttaaaatcGAAGAGCGGTTGTCCATGTACCTTGCACACTAGGGCGCTTGGTTACATGCCTTGTCCTCAGTTTGATCACCTTTCTTCCCAATGCATTCCTTAGCCTCGTTGCATGGTGAAGTACATCTTCTGGATCCATGTTCTTCACGCATATAACTCGCTCGTTTTTGTTCTCTGTAATTCCCATCACAATCACTCATTCAACTTTTAGTAATTAGCCAAGAAAAGATCCCCCGAGTGAGTTGTACAATCCaacttttgttaattaattaacaaagaaGAAATCTTACTATAAAAAGCCTTCAAATGTGGATGCTGACCACGAATGAGTTCAGTAACAACCTCTAATTGAGGATTCTTCTCCTTAAACACAGGCAATTCCGACTCCATAAAAGccctattattatttaaaataaaagtaagaatCGGATCATCAACACAGAGTAAaatatgagaagaaaaagaagaataagatgCAGTAACAGTTATAAAGTGATAGGAATCAGGGATTTTGGATTAGGAACGACGAAAGAAAGCAGCATGTTAGTAAACGCAGTATAGAGAGAAGAAGGAGGATCAAATGGAGGGTACCTTATACCTCTACTGCTTCCGCCCCAATTGCAATAGCTAACAATGAGCTTCTGAAGTTGCCATACTCCTCTCAGAGCCATCCCACAAAGACTGGAATGAACACAGCTATGAGATTATCAGAGCTTAGTCCTAGTGTGCGTCTCTCTCTGCACGAGGGATGAATATTCTGGAAAGGAAATAGCCAACTTAGAGGAAGCTTGTGATTGACTATCAATATTGGAATCCGGAGAAATATCAACCGAATTATTACAAGATGGCTTGCTATACACATGTGCTTCTTGATTATTAATATTGTCcatagctgaaaaagaaaatCGTAATTAAATCTAATTCTAATAACCAACCacaagaaacccaacaacaagaaCAACTAGCACAGCAACAATTATTCAGGCAACAATTATTCAGTAGCATTTCTAGCTAAAAGTAGTAACATATCATAGTGCCAAAATCTCAAATTGTAACACGAGCAATATGAACatagcaaataaattaaaaaatccaaCACAGCAAGGGATCAAAGAGGAGTAGAGGACTTACCTCGGGAACACGGGAAGGCGACGGAGACAGCGACGGCAAAGAAGAAGATGGCCGGAGAAGAGGCAGAGGAGACCATACTGAGAATAGGAATGGCAACGGGTCTCCATGGGGGGCAGCGGCGATCCCACCCACCTTCCCCTTCCATTATCTGTCccctatgatgcacggacacgggacacgacacaATACGACACGGGACACGCCAATACGTAAATTTTAAAACCTTATAAGACACGgagacacgcatacatataaaatataaagtatttttttagataaatcataatactattttgatattttatcgataataacatataaattaattttttaattatttttaatatcttattttaattatatcaagtatttaaaatatttttgttttaatatataACAATATGTACtacatctaaatttatttcaagaatatatgttaagaacaAAATTGGACACGCTGACAAATGATGGTATTTCAGTGTGTCCAAATGTGTCTGGaggagaattttttattttttattaagacacggttggacaaaACAGACACGCGTATCGAACGAGTGTCGATGAGTGTCGTGTctgaaatgtgtccgacacgcggaCACAACAACTCAACGAAGTGTCCATGCTGCATAGTCTGTCCCCGTCCCCCGATGGGTAGGGGGACCCCATATCCACCGGGACCTAGGTATCCACAGATATACGTGGAGCTTTTAAGAACgaaaaaattttgcaaaaaattGATAATAGAATCAAAATACGCAGAACAGAGACAGTGATAACAACAAATCCACAGAGGCACTGATAATAGCAAACCACAGAAATCATTTTGACAACAGAATCAAAAAACACACAGAACAGAGGAGAACAGCAAATTCCCAAAGGATAAAAATTAACAAATGCTTCAACGTAAATGAAAACTACAGAAGCCGACTTAACGGAAGGAAGAGGAGCCAATGGTGGAGGCTGACGATGACTATGAAGAACAACGAAGACAGGACCTCACTGGTGCTGGAAGACGACGATGGCGCGACGCTCTTGACGCAAGAAGACGGCGACTGCGCGATGCTCCGTTCAACATACTCTATATATATTTCTAccatagagaaataaaaaatgcaaGTATAAATTCTTTAATTAGACTTTTATTTAACTTCAATATTATTGATTGAGGGGCGGCACCATTAGAATAGAAGTTCAAAATCGAAGGAAACCTTATTTTCTTCCGTTAAAATGGATCCGAGATTAAGTTGAAGGAATgataaatatgaaaatatgatTCTCTGTTCATAAAATTTGTGAAATTATGTAGATTGATCTGGAGACGAGGTAGAACTATAGTAATTTATTCCAATCCAAGGCATAAACAAAGACAAGGATAACGATAATATTTCCACAAAAGTTACAAGAGAGGGCTTTGAATTATAAAGGACTGGGTgcgcaaataaaaaaaataaaaaaaagatatagatattgaaattcaaaattttttttacatgaaaacttagaaattatataatattctctattatatataatatgattttataataatatttattatatattaatatttttgaatatgtaaaaattttaaattattgaatgAATATAGAAATTCTATTTcgaatatttcaaaatttatatatatatatatatatatatatatatatatatatatatatatatatatatatatatatatatattagaactaTTCTAAtagaatacaatataaaaaagagATATTAGATAGAGAGATTTTGGGGATCTAAAATTGGAAATTCAATTTTTGTTAGTTGTATATTAACACAAATAGAATGCCAATTTTGAGAATATTAATTCTagtttctaattaaaaaaaaagaaatataataaaacatcTGATTTTTTGACATGAAATGAATATATCCATACATCTCAGACTTCCTTTTAGATTATGAGATAATATTTGTTTTGGGAAGGTAATCTGCGACGGTGAGAGAGTTTAGAGGGAGTGCGACAGTGAGGGGGGTTTTGGGGGACAGCAGCCAGTAgtgagaaattgaagaagaaaggtGGGTGTAGTGGTCTTGAAGTCTGAAGAGAAAAgagcatagttgtcagaaccgaaccggtgattaAACCGGTTAGGTTACTAGGTCACTGGATCAATCGGTGGATCACGGATTGAACCGGTTGACTCGGTCTcacgtaaataaaaaaacataaaatagtaaaaacttaaaattaaaatttgaaatacatattatcactttgtcactaacattttaACAACAATCAtctcaatttctaaaaataactaattctGCCAAATCATTATTTGTCAAAGACGTCTGCTGCAGATAAAGGGGatagaagaaagcaataaaatttcaaaaatttgaacctTTACACGAAAAACTTAGAACATGAGAAGTGCCAAATACTTCCTAGTTTAAACTCTTGCAAACAAAACCAAGCCATCAAAGATTATGCAACAGAATAAACATGAGCAGAACAATATAAATTAACAGAATCTATCTACTATccaaaacaataaaaacaaaacagcTCAATTCACAAAATCTATCCACTATCCAACAATATAAATTCACATAACAATATAAAAACAGCCTCTCAATTCACCATAATGATATAAAATCAGCAACCAatcaaaccctaaacactaacaatcagaaaaacaaaagcatcaaTCAACCATTAAACCTACATAAGTCCCTCAGTTAatcagaaaaacaaaagcatcaaTCAACAGATTCAGTTAATCAACATCATTAAACAGTTCCTCAGTTAATCAAATTATAACCCAATAAGGCAATAAGTCAATaactgaataaataaaaaaaaattaaaaaacataccTGAGAAGAGGGAGACCAAGCACGGCGAAGCAGAGACGGGCAAGGGGAAGGCAGCAACGACGGTGAGCCACGCCGGACGAGGACGCGACGACGATGACAATGACGACGACGCGAGACGCAGTCACGCAGAGGAGGCGACGAGCCAGGAAGGAGATGCACATGGGTCAACGCGAGAGTCACGAGACGAAGCAGAGTAGCccggcggtggcggtggcggtgggcGGTGCTTTTTTGGGAGTGTGAGGGTCAGAGGCTCTACTCCTTAAGAGAGACTGAGAGAGTTAGGGGGGATGGGGGCTACTGCTGCTCGAACAGGGAGAgggttgcttttttttttgtgagaAAGGGGGGTTTAAAGACCCCAAAACAGAACAAAGAAAAACAACTAGACCAGTCCTCTAAAGAGGGGAACAACAGCTATATCAGTGACAAGAATGTGTGCAATCTCAGCAGGGGCCGAATCAAAAGTATGCAATCCAAATGGGAGGTGTTGTCCTTTCTTTGCTAAATGATCAGCAGCAAAGTTTGCTTCCCTGGGAACATGACTCCAATACACTTGAGGAATTCGATTAGCATGGATCTTAATCTCTTCAACAAGGGAA is a window from the Arachis hypogaea cultivar Tifrunner chromosome 1, arahy.Tifrunner.gnm2.J5K5, whole genome shotgun sequence genome containing:
- the LOC112772015 gene encoding uncharacterized protein, with the protein product MARVIDTDTGLGRSRPRLRLRGLCFGNATSHVRASSASRTEFSSNDVHESCRDKADESGVETGGNNRVMVVVDSSFEAKGALDWALSHTIQRQDNVILVHVAKPTNREGENHKCYYLQRFHYEMEHCSAYVTCCIPLFLEVQVSVVMLEAEEKGAAIVQEAKQQSVSLLVVGQRKRSLVRRLMAKRRLRMRTRSEVVEYCLKQNSPCMTIAVRRKIKKLGGYLISTKRHKNFWFLA
- the LOC112709304 gene encoding large ribosomal subunit protein mL43-like, translated to MALRGVWQLQKLIVSYCNWGGSSRGIRAFMESELPVFKEKNPQLEVVTELIRGQHPHLKAFYKNKNERVICVKNMDPEDVLHHATRLRNALGRKVIKLRTRHVTKRPSVQGTWTTALRF